From Leptospira fainei serovar Hurstbridge str. BUT 6, the proteins below share one genomic window:
- a CDS encoding ABC transporter ATP-binding protein: MNNNDISIFCTDLSKSFGEPPIEVVSNINFDLKKGEFVSLTGRSGSGKSTLLYMLSGLDQPSGGKVFLDGIDLFGMGSVESHRFRNQHIGFVFQFHYLLPELTAIENVLMPARKTNQHGKKKEYARELFREFELESCRDKFPSQMSGGEQQRTAIARSLIMNPSFLFADEPTGNLDTVNGDKAMEIFRRINKENKTTILYVTHDPDYAALANRQIHLVDGKVESDKLQNQVPV; encoded by the coding sequence ATGAATAATAACGATATTTCGATATTTTGTACGGATTTAAGTAAAAGCTTCGGAGAACCGCCCATCGAGGTCGTGAGTAATATCAATTTCGATCTGAAAAAAGGAGAATTTGTTTCTCTTACGGGGAGATCGGGTTCGGGTAAATCGACTTTGTTGTACATGCTGAGTGGATTGGATCAACCGAGCGGTGGGAAGGTCTTTTTGGATGGGATCGACCTTTTTGGAATGGGAAGCGTAGAATCCCATCGTTTTAGAAACCAGCATATCGGCTTCGTATTTCAGTTTCACTATCTTTTGCCTGAATTGACCGCTATCGAGAACGTTTTGATGCCGGCTAGAAAAACGAATCAACACGGAAAAAAGAAGGAATATGCGCGGGAGTTGTTTCGAGAGTTCGAATTGGAGTCCTGTAGAGATAAATTTCCCTCTCAAATGTCCGGCGGGGAACAGCAGAGAACCGCGATTGCCAGATCATTAATAATGAATCCGAGTTTTCTCTTTGCCGACGAGCCGACGGGAAATTTGGATACGGTTAACGGCGATAAGGCGATGGAAATTTTTAGAAGAATTAATAAAGAAAATAAAACCACCATTTTATACGTAACCCATGATCCGGATTATGCCGCGCTCGCGAATCGACAGATCCACTTAGTGGATGGAAAAGTGGAATCGGATAAATTGCAAAATCAAGTGCCGGTGTGA